One segment of Scyliorhinus torazame isolate Kashiwa2021f chromosome 14, sScyTor2.1, whole genome shotgun sequence DNA contains the following:
- the ap1s3a gene encoding AP-1 complex subunit sigma-3a isoform X2 — protein MMRFMLLFSRQGKLRLQKWYTTMLEKEKKKITRELVQIVLTRQPRMCSFVEWRDSKIIYKRFASLYFCCAIEEQDNELLTLEIIHRYVELLDRYFGNVCELDIIFNFEKAYFILDEFLIGGELQDTSKQSIPKAIEEADMLQETMEEYMAKPTF, from the exons ATG ATGCGTTTTATGCTGCTTTTCAGCCGTCAAGGCAAATTGAGACTCCAGAAGTGGTACACCACAATGCTTGAAAAGGAGAAGAAAAAGATTACTCGGGAACTTGTCCAAATTGTGCTGACACGACAACCCAGAATGTGTAGTTTTGTGGAATGGCGGGATTCCAAAATTATTTATAAAAG GTTTGCTAGTTTATATTTTTGTTGCGCGATAGAGGAACAAGACAATGAGCTTCTGACTCTAGAAATCATCCATCGCTATGTGGAACTGCTGGATAGGTATTTTGGAAAT GTCTGTGAATTAGACATCATCTTTAATTTTGAGAAGGCCTATTTTATACTGGATGAATTTCTAATTGGAGGAGAATTGCAGGACACCTCAAAGCAAAGTATACCAAAAGCGATAGAAGAAGCAGATATGTTGCAAGAG ACCATGGAAGAATATATGGCTAAGCCAACGTTTTAA
- the ap1s3a gene encoding AP-1 complex subunit sigma-3a isoform X1 has product MMRFMLLFSRQGKLRLQKWYTTMLEKEKKKITRELVQIVLTRQPRMCSFVEWRDSKIIYKRFASLYFCCAIEEQDNELLTLEIIHRYVELLDRYFGNVCELDIIFNFEKAYFILDEFLIGGELQDTSKQSIPKAIEEADMLQETMEEYMAKPTF; this is encoded by the exons ATGCGTTTTATGCTGCTTTTCAGCCGTCAAGGCAAATTGAGACTCCAGAAGTGGTACACCACAATGCTTGAAAAGGAGAAGAAAAAGATTACTCGGGAACTTGTCCAAATTGTGCTGACACGACAACCCAGAATGTGTAGTTTTGTGGAATGGCGGGATTCCAAAATTATTTATAAAAG GTTTGCTAGTTTATATTTTTGTTGCGCGATAGAGGAACAAGACAATGAGCTTCTGACTCTAGAAATCATCCATCGCTATGTGGAACTGCTGGATAGGTATTTTGGAAAT GTCTGTGAATTAGACATCATCTTTAATTTTGAGAAGGCCTATTTTATACTGGATGAATTTCTAATTGGAGGAGAATTGCAGGACACCTCAAAGCAAAGTATACCAAAAGCGATAGAAGAAGCAGATATGTTGCAAGAG ACCATGGAAGAATATATGGCTAAGCCAACGTTTTAA
- the ap1s3a gene encoding AP-1 complex subunit sigma-3a isoform X3: protein MLEKEKKKITRELVQIVLTRQPRMCSFVEWRDSKIIYKRFASLYFCCAIEEQDNELLTLEIIHRYVELLDRYFGNVCELDIIFNFEKAYFILDEFLIGGELQDTSKQSIPKAIEEADMLQETMEEYMAKPTF from the exons ATGCTTGAAAAGGAGAAGAAAAAGATTACTCGGGAACTTGTCCAAATTGTGCTGACACGACAACCCAGAATGTGTAGTTTTGTGGAATGGCGGGATTCCAAAATTATTTATAAAAG GTTTGCTAGTTTATATTTTTGTTGCGCGATAGAGGAACAAGACAATGAGCTTCTGACTCTAGAAATCATCCATCGCTATGTGGAACTGCTGGATAGGTATTTTGGAAAT GTCTGTGAATTAGACATCATCTTTAATTTTGAGAAGGCCTATTTTATACTGGATGAATTTCTAATTGGAGGAGAATTGCAGGACACCTCAAAGCAAAGTATACCAAAAGCGATAGAAGAAGCAGATATGTTGCAAGAG ACCATGGAAGAATATATGGCTAAGCCAACGTTTTAA